In the Clostridium beijerinckii genome, one interval contains:
- a CDS encoding cob(I)yrinic acid a,c-diamide adenosyltransferase → MELGLIHIYCGDGKGKTTAAMGLGMRAVGRQKKVLLTQFLKDNETGELNSIDKLGNDFEVFKGAPVKKFFKFMSEKEQIDTKREHEERFSKVTKKAVEENFDLLILDEVIASTNLDLIPLSEVINFLENKPKGLEVVLTGRNPNEKLVELADYVSEIKAVKHPYEKGIGSRIGIEK, encoded by the coding sequence ATGGAATTAGGACTTATTCATATTTATTGTGGAGATGGAAAGGGAAAGACAACAGCGGCTATGGGTCTTGGAATGAGGGCTGTTGGACGTCAAAAGAAAGTTTTGTTAACACAATTTTTAAAGGATAATGAGACGGGTGAATTGAATTCTATTGATAAGCTAGGAAATGACTTTGAAGTTTTTAAAGGGGCTCCAGTAAAGAAATTTTTTAAATTTATGAGTGAAAAAGAGCAAATAGATACTAAAAGAGAGCATGAGGAAAGATTTTCTAAGGTTACTAAAAAGGCTGTAGAAGAAAATTTTGATTTATTGATATTAGATGAAGTGATTGCATCTACTAATTTAGATTTAATCCCTTTAAGTGAAGTAATAAATTTTTTAGAAAACAAACCAAAGGGATTAGAAGTTGTTCTAACTGGTAGGAATCCTAATGAAAAGTTAGTTGAACTTGCAGATTATGTTTCAGAAATTAAAGCTGTAAAACATCCATATGAGAAAGGAATAGGCTCAAGGATAGGTATAGAGAAGTAA
- the cobT gene encoding nicotinate-nucleotide--dimethylbenzimidazole phosphoribosyltransferase, which produces MNINSKELRDIINSIREADTYVIAEADRRMVSLAKPLKSLGKLEEIAIKLAGITGKVKNNITKKMVIIMSSDNGVVEEGVASAPQSVTLAQTINFTKGLTGVAVLAKENDTELMVIDVGINCDFSYPGVINKKIRKGTNNIAKGPAMTREEAEKAILIGIESVKNAKELGYEMLGVGEMGIGNTSTSSAVLSVLTDVRVETVVGRGAGITDESFEKKKEVIKKAIKVNNPSKDDPIDVVSKVGGFDLAAMAGVFLGSAYYKVPVVIDGFISAVAALIAFKLNSKARDYMFTSHDSKELGFKVAMKELSLSPILDLDMGLGEGSGCPLAFSIMKSACAVMNNMATFEEAEINDSYLDELKAMNK; this is translated from the coding sequence TAGTATAAGAGAAGCAGATACTTATGTAATCGCTGAAGCAGATAGAAGAATGGTATCACTTGCAAAGCCGCTGAAGAGTTTAGGAAAGTTAGAAGAAATTGCTATAAAGCTTGCGGGCATTACAGGAAAAGTGAAAAATAACATAACAAAAAAAATGGTTATAATAATGTCCTCGGATAATGGGGTGGTTGAAGAAGGAGTTGCTTCTGCGCCTCAATCGGTAACTTTAGCACAAACAATTAACTTCACAAAAGGATTAACAGGTGTAGCAGTTCTTGCAAAAGAAAATGATACTGAGCTTATGGTGATAGATGTAGGCATTAACTGTGATTTTAGCTATCCTGGCGTAATTAATAAAAAGATAAGAAAAGGAACTAATAATATTGCAAAGGGCCCTGCAATGACACGTGAAGAAGCAGAAAAAGCAATTTTAATTGGAATAGAATCTGTTAAAAATGCTAAAGAACTGGGCTATGAAATGCTTGGCGTTGGAGAGATGGGGATTGGCAATACTTCTACTAGCAGTGCCGTGTTGTCAGTATTAACAGATGTAAGAGTGGAAACAGTTGTAGGAAGAGGTGCTGGAATCACAGACGAATCATTTGAGAAAAAGAAGGAAGTTATTAAGAAAGCAATAAAGGTAAACAATCCATCAAAAGATGATCCAATAGACGTAGTTTCGAAAGTTGGAGGTTTTGACTTAGCAGCTATGGCAGGAGTTTTTTTAGGCTCTGCTTATTATAAAGTTCCAGTTGTTATTGATGGCTTTATATCAGCAGTTGCTGCACTTATAGCATTTAAATTAAATTCAAAAGCTAGAGATTATATGTTTACTTCACATGACTCAAAAGAATTAGGATTCAAAGTTGCAATGAAAGAGCTAAGCTTAAGTCCAATATTAGACTTAGATATGGGACTTGGAGAAGGAAGTGGATGCCCATTAGCATTTTCAATAATGAAATCTGCATGTGCGGTTATGAATAACATGGCAACTTTTGAAGAAGCAGAAATTAACGACAGTTATTTAGATGAACTTAAGGCTATGAATAAATGA
- a CDS encoding bifunctional adenosylcobinamide kinase/adenosylcobinamide-phosphate guanylyltransferase — MNYLIIGGSKSGKSEVGERIALTLNRNEVIYIATMNPYDREDEERIEKHKKSREGLNFKTLEVPRDLDSVINIINCKDTVLIDSITSLLTNEMFNANDIIKNPSHKILSNLKQIMNNAKNVITVSDYIFNDAIQYDEITENFKKELAIINRGLANYCENVIECSFGLIKYIKHEEKVTL, encoded by the coding sequence ATGAATTATTTAATAATTGGAGGTTCTAAGAGTGGTAAATCAGAAGTTGGAGAAAGAATAGCTCTAACCTTAAATAGAAATGAAGTTATATATATTGCCACTATGAATCCATATGATAGAGAAGATGAAGAGAGAATAGAGAAACATAAAAAAAGTAGAGAAGGATTAAATTTTAAGACACTGGAAGTTCCTAGAGATTTGGATAGTGTGATTAATATAATCAATTGCAAGGATACTGTACTTATAGATAGCATAACTTCGCTTTTGACCAATGAGATGTTTAATGCAAATGATATTATAAAAAATCCTTCGCATAAGATACTAAGTAATTTAAAACAAATTATGAATAATGCAAAGAATGTTATTACTGTGAGTGATTACATATTTAATGATGCTATACAATATGATGAAATAACTGAAAATTTTAAGAAGGAACTAGCTATTATAAATAGAGGGTTAGCAAATTATTGTGAGAATGTTATAGAATGTAGCTTCGGATTAATAAAGTATATTAAACATGAGGAGAAAGTAACTTTATGA